The Brachyspira hyodysenteriae ATCC 27164 sequence ATAAATATTATCTGTAATTTGTAAACTGTAAAGGTATAGGATAATCTTTTCCTTTAATCATAGTAATAACAGCCTGCAAATCATCTTTTTTAGCTCCTGAAACTCTGATCTGTTCATCTTGTATGCTAGCCTGAACTTTCAATTTCATATCTTTTATATCTTTAACTATCTGCTTAGCTAAATCTTTATCTATACCATGAACTATTTCATTGATCTCTCTTATAGCATCTCCGGCTGCTTTTTCTTTTTTCTTTTCTCTTAAACACTTTTGATTTAAGCCTCTTTTAATGAATTTCTGAAATAAAATATCTCTAACTTGATTAAGAACAAAATCTGCAGGTGCTAATATAGTTATTGTTTTTTCGCCTTTATTTAATTCAATTTGTATATTCTGTCCTTTGAAATCGAATCTATTATCTATTTCTTTAACAGCAACATTAACACAGTCATCTATAACCTGCATATCAACCTCAGAAACTATATCAAAACTTGGATCTTTTGCCATAATTTAAACTCCTTTAAAAATATAATATTTATAACTCTGCTATAGAATTATATTAAATTCAAGCAATAATTTTTATATAAAAGCAATATTACTTTTCGGTATTTAATAATTTTTTATAAAGTTTAGTATATTCCAAAACGGTTTTATGAAGAGAATAATCTTTGCCCATAGCATTAAATATAAGCTTATCCCA is a genomic window containing:
- a CDS encoding YajQ family cyclic di-GMP-binding protein, whose amino-acid sequence is MAKDPSFDIVSEVDMQVIDDCVNVAVKEIDNRFDFKGQNIQIELNKGEKTITILAPADFVLNQVRDILFQKFIKRGLNQKCLREKKKEKAAGDAIREINEIVHGIDKDLAKQIVKDIKDMKLKVQASIQDEQIRVSGAKKDDLQAVITMIKGKDYPIPLQFTNYR